The Shinella zoogloeoides genome includes a region encoding these proteins:
- the bcsN gene encoding cellulose biosynthesis protein BcsN, with translation MEDSAKIRFSRRGGPLLGKAAVLAVVTAMAAAGCTTRPGVGVATMSAIVPASSALVLPAPGTYSIVSVVQRQYTNAVEQQVALSTSAATSGQNFLSIQAFGPAQTVAMPAGTLAFKPVRHSAIRAEIRTYFPGRSLPISSNFVRNGYGPFGYAYGRGAGDDGCLYGWQQIRSDVADRDRMRDLGMIQIRLRVCQAGASEKDLVEMMYGYTIVGGFSGATWNPYGTPASVDSQVGGGEPLRVPFEERKVPVAARTQQRVPATHRAEERAPVRKVEATDTSNGVIVPSPTGGTAASEGEAVVVPSPVCVTGAAGSATCR, from the coding sequence ATGGAAGATTCGGCGAAGATTCGTTTTTCACGTCGCGGCGGACCGCTCCTTGGCAAAGCCGCCGTGTTGGCGGTGGTCACGGCGATGGCGGCGGCGGGATGTACGACGCGCCCCGGCGTGGGTGTTGCCACGATGTCGGCAATCGTTCCGGCTTCGAGCGCACTGGTCCTGCCTGCGCCGGGCACCTATTCCATCGTCAGCGTCGTCCAGCGGCAATATACCAATGCCGTCGAACAGCAGGTCGCCCTGTCGACATCCGCGGCGACCTCCGGGCAGAATTTCCTGAGCATCCAGGCCTTCGGCCCGGCTCAGACGGTCGCGATGCCCGCTGGCACGCTCGCCTTCAAGCCCGTTCGGCATTCGGCGATCCGGGCGGAGATCCGCACCTATTTTCCCGGCCGCAGCCTGCCGATCTCCAGCAACTTCGTGCGCAACGGCTACGGGCCGTTCGGCTATGCCTACGGCCGCGGCGCGGGCGACGACGGGTGCCTCTACGGCTGGCAGCAAATCCGTTCGGACGTTGCCGACCGCGACAGGATGCGCGACCTCGGCATGATCCAGATTCGCCTGCGCGTCTGCCAGGCGGGGGCTTCGGAAAAGGATCTGGTCGAGATGATGTATGGCTACACCATCGTTGGCGGCTTTTCCGGCGCGACATGGAATCCCTACGGCACGCCCGCTTCCGTCGATAGTCAGGTCGGCGGCGGGGAGCCGCTGCGTGTTCCCTTCGAGGAGCGCAAGGTGCCGGTCGCGGCCCGCACGCAGCAGCGCGTGCCGGCGACCCATCGGGCCGAGGAGCGCGCGCCCGTTCGCAAGGTTGAGGCGACCGATACCAGTAATGGCGTGATCGTTCCTTCTCCGACGGGTGGGACGGCGGCATCGGAAGGCGAGGCCGTCGTGGTGCCGTCGCCCGTCTGCGTGACCGGCGCTGCGGGTTCGGCAACCTGCAGGTGA
- a CDS encoding nucleoside hydrolase, whose translation MTERIIIDCDPGVDDAAAILLAFGSSEVEILGITAVAGNIPLEKTEVNARLICELANRTDIPVFQGCGRPLLYPERAGVTVHGEDGLGDIGLPKPASPPAERTAVQFIIDQVRAAPGEVTLAVLGPMTNIAVALSIDPGIAPLIRRIVFMGGAAFCPGNIKERAEFNFYFDPHAAQAVVASGVPMVMFGLDVTHKAIITQERTARLKRLGRVGGIIADMLNAYGAGDPCLHDPCVIAYLIEPEIFSGVEGFVEVDCVSPLAIGQSVVSVTKRELAGRAPNCLVMTDVDHDRLFALLEERYARVELEAA comes from the coding sequence ATGACCGAACGTATTATCATCGATTGTGATCCCGGCGTCGACGATGCCGCCGCCATCCTGCTCGCCTTCGGGTCGAGCGAGGTCGAGATCCTCGGCATCACCGCTGTCGCCGGCAATATCCCGCTCGAAAAGACGGAGGTGAATGCGCGGCTGATCTGCGAGCTCGCCAACCGGACGGATATTCCCGTTTTCCAGGGCTGCGGCCGTCCGCTGCTTTATCCCGAGCGCGCTGGCGTCACCGTGCACGGTGAAGACGGGCTCGGCGATATCGGCCTGCCGAAGCCGGCCTCCCCGCCGGCCGAACGCACCGCCGTCCAGTTCATCATCGACCAGGTGCGTGCCGCGCCGGGCGAGGTGACGCTCGCCGTCCTCGGCCCCATGACCAATATCGCGGTCGCCCTCTCGATCGATCCCGGCATCGCGCCGCTGATCAGGCGCATCGTCTTCATGGGCGGCGCGGCCTTCTGCCCGGGCAACATCAAGGAGCGGGCGGAGTTCAACTTCTACTTCGATCCCCATGCCGCCCAGGCGGTCGTGGCCTCCGGCGTTCCCATGGTGATGTTCGGCCTCGACGTCACCCACAAGGCGATCATCACGCAGGAGCGGACGGCGCGGCTGAAGCGCCTCGGCAGGGTCGGCGGCATCATCGCCGACATGCTGAACGCCTATGGTGCGGGCGATCCCTGCCTGCACGATCCCTGTGTCATCGCCTATCTGATCGAGCCGGAAATCTTCTCCGGCGTCGAAGGCTTCGTCGAGGTGGATTGCGTTTCGCCCCTCGCCATAGGCCAGAGCGTCGTCAGCGTCACCAAGCGGGAGCTGGCCGGCCGCGCGCCGAACTGCCTGGTCATGACCGATGTCGATCACGACCGGCTGTTCGCCCTCCTCGAAGAGCGCTACGCCCGCGTGGAGCTGGAAGCCGCATAG
- a CDS encoding ABC transporter permease has product MNVAVALLISGLVVLFVGQNPLEAVGYLVSGSLGSGEGIGFTLYFATSFMFTGLAVAVASHAGLFTIGAEGQAYLGGLGIALVCLALDKVVPWYVTLVPAAMAGMLFGAAWAFIPAYLQARRGSHLVITTIMFNFIASSVMIYVLVNLIKESGSMAPQTRLFDAGGLVPKLGEILPVDIGTAPLNISLFIAIAAAVFVWVLIWKTKLGFEIRATGANPAAARNAGIGYVKITIVCMLISGALAGLAGVNILMGDLGKLQLDFPAGIGLVGVAVALMGRGHPVGIAVASVLFGVLYQGGAEISFWMPNITRELIMLIQGLVILFAGALSLMFRSSVYSLVDLFRFSKREA; this is encoded by the coding sequence ATGAATGTCGCCGTCGCGCTCCTGATCTCGGGGCTGGTGGTGCTCTTCGTCGGCCAGAACCCGCTGGAGGCGGTGGGCTATCTCGTCAGCGGTTCGCTGGGCTCGGGCGAGGGGATCGGCTTCACGCTCTACTTCGCCACCAGCTTCATGTTCACGGGGCTGGCGGTCGCGGTGGCGTCGCATGCCGGCCTCTTCACGATCGGCGCGGAAGGGCAGGCCTATCTCGGCGGCCTCGGCATCGCGCTCGTGTGCCTGGCGCTCGACAAGGTCGTTCCCTGGTACGTGACGCTCGTGCCCGCGGCGATGGCCGGCATGCTGTTCGGCGCGGCCTGGGCCTTCATTCCGGCCTATCTGCAGGCAAGGCGCGGCAGCCATCTCGTCATCACGACGATCATGTTCAACTTCATCGCCTCGTCGGTCATGATCTACGTGCTCGTCAACCTGATCAAGGAATCGGGCAGCATGGCGCCGCAGACGCGCCTCTTCGATGCCGGCGGCCTCGTGCCGAAGCTCGGCGAGATCCTGCCCGTCGATATCGGCACGGCGCCGCTCAATATCAGCCTGTTCATCGCCATCGCGGCCGCCGTCTTCGTCTGGGTCCTCATCTGGAAGACCAAGCTCGGCTTCGAGATCCGCGCGACGGGCGCCAATCCCGCGGCGGCGCGCAATGCCGGCATCGGCTACGTCAAGATCACCATCGTCTGCATGCTGATCTCGGGCGCGCTGGCGGGCCTTGCCGGCGTCAATATCCTGATGGGGGACCTCGGCAAGCTGCAGCTCGATTTCCCGGCCGGCATCGGCTTGGTCGGGGTGGCGGTCGCCCTCATGGGGCGCGGCCATCCGGTCGGCATCGCGGTCGCCTCGGTCCTCTTCGGCGTCCTCTACCAGGGCGGTGCGGAAATCTCCTTCTGGATGCCGAACATCACGCGGGAGCTGATCATGCTCATCCAGGGGCTGGTCATCCTCTTCGCGGGCGCGCTCAGCCTGATGTTCCGAAGCTCGGTCTATTCGCTGGTCGATCTCTTCCGCTTCTCGAAACGGGAGGCCTGA
- a CDS encoding ABC transporter permease, whose translation MQEFLTTVILLLSSTLRLSVPLVLCGLAGLFSERSGVWDIGLEGKMLFAAFAAAAAAYQFDSAWVGLVFAILVAVLLSLIHGFASVTHQGNQIISGVAINFISSGLTVLLAVGWFALGGRTPQLQPEARFPTVILPFAEEMRPVPVLGAIYADLISGYNILVYIAFAAVPVTWWVFHHTRFGLRLRAVGENPAAVDTAGISVDWLRYRALLCGAILCGIAGAYLSIAQSAGFVREMSAGKGYMALAALIFAKWRPVPVLFACLLFGFLEALSIRFQAFDFGLGPALSTQIVQSLPYVLTVVLLAGFMGRAIPPKAGGIPYTKER comes from the coding sequence ATGCAGGAATTTCTCACTACGGTCATCCTCCTGCTGAGCTCGACGCTCCGCCTGTCGGTGCCGCTCGTCCTGTGCGGGCTTGCCGGCCTCTTCTCCGAGCGCTCCGGCGTCTGGGATATCGGCCTCGAAGGCAAGATGCTGTTTGCGGCCTTCGCCGCGGCGGCGGCGGCCTACCAGTTCGATTCCGCCTGGGTCGGCCTCGTCTTCGCGATCCTCGTCGCCGTCCTTCTCAGCCTCATCCACGGCTTTGCCTCGGTGACGCATCAGGGCAACCAGATCATCTCCGGCGTGGCGATCAACTTCATCTCGTCGGGCCTGACGGTTCTCCTCGCGGTGGGCTGGTTCGCGCTCGGCGGCAGGACGCCGCAGCTCCAGCCGGAGGCACGCTTCCCCACGGTGATATTGCCCTTTGCCGAGGAGATGCGCCCGGTACCCGTCCTCGGGGCAATCTATGCCGACCTCATTTCCGGCTACAACATCCTCGTCTACATCGCCTTCGCCGCGGTGCCGGTGACGTGGTGGGTGTTCCACCACACGCGGTTCGGCCTCCGCCTTCGCGCCGTCGGCGAAAACCCCGCCGCGGTCGATACGGCCGGCATCTCCGTCGACTGGCTGCGCTACCGCGCGCTGCTTTGCGGGGCTATCCTCTGCGGCATCGCCGGGGCCTATCTCTCGATCGCCCAGTCGGCGGGCTTCGTGCGGGAAATGTCCGCCGGCAAGGGCTACATGGCGCTGGCGGCGCTGATCTTCGCCAAGTGGCGGCCGGTTCCCGTCCTCTTCGCCTGCCTTCTCTTCGGCTTCCTCGAAGCCCTGTCGATCCGCTTCCAGGCCTTCGATTTCGGGCTGGGGCCGGCGCTTTCCACCCAGATCGTCCAGTCTCTCCCCTATGTCCTCACGGTGGTTCTGCTGGCCGGCTTCATGGGCCGCGCCATTCCCCCGAAGGCCGGCGGCATACCCTATACGAAAGAGCGTTGA